The sequence CGACTTCGTGGCCGCGTCGGTGATCGACGGGCTGATGCGGGCGCAGATGGACACCGACGTGCCGGTGCTCTCGGCGGTGCTGACGCCGCACCATTTCCACAACTCGGCGGAGCACCAGCGCTTCTTCGAGGCGCATTTCGTGGAGAAGGGGCGCGAGGTGGCGCGGGCGGCGGTCGCCGTGCTGAGCGCCGGGGCTGCGTTGGAGGCTGTGGCTTAAGGCCCCCTCCCCAACCCTCCCCCCACGGGGGGAGGGAGACGTACGCCGTTCAATAGTGTCGCCCGGCGGCAACGCCGGGCAGCGCCCGACCCTCCCCACGGGAGGGCGCTTTACGCCCACCCAGGGTCGCGCGCTGCCCTTGGTTCTTTGCGTCACAGAAGCCACGTCATGGTCCGGCTCGACCGGACCATCTCCGGATCATAGAGATCCCCGGGTCGAGCCCGAGGATGACGTCTCAAGAATAAACGGAAGATCCCGGATCGGGGTCCGGGATGGCCGACGCATCCCGCGCCGGTCAGCTCCCCAAGAGCCGCGCCTTCTGGCGCTGCCAGTCGCGCTTCTTCTCGGTGTCGCGCTTGTCGGCCTTCTTCTTGCCTTTGGCGAGCCCGATCAGCAGCTTCGCGCGGCCGCGGTCGTTGAAATACATCCGCAGCGGCACCAGCGTCATGCCCTCGCGCCCCACGCCCTGCCAGAGCTTCGCGAGCTCCTTCTTAGAGACCAGCAGCTTGCGCCGCCGCCGCTCGTCATGGCCGAAGGCGCGGTTCATCGCCTGGCCGAAGGGTGCCACGTAGGAGTTGATGAGCCACAGCTCCCCCTCCTCCACGCTCGCATAACTCTCCGCGATGTTCGCGCCGCCCTCGCGCAGCGACTTCACCTCCGAGCCCTGGAGGACGATACCCGCCTCCAGCGTATCCTCGATGGCGTAGTCGTAGCGGGCGCGGCGGTTCTCCGCGATCAGCTTCGAGTTGGGGTCGCTCTTCTTCTGGGCCATCGGGAACAGATAGGGGCTGCGTCAGCCATTCAACAGGCCGGCATGGACCATCGCGTCGCGCACCTTCGCCTTCGTTGCGTCCGTGGCACCCACCAGCGGCAGGCGCACCTCGTCCGAGCAGCGTCCGAGCAGCGACAGCGCGTATTTCGTGGGCACCGGGTTCGGCTCCATGAAGGCGGCGCGGAACAGCGGGAACAGGCGCTCGTGGATCGCACGGGCCGCCTTGTAGTCGCCTTCCGCACAGGCGTTCTGCATCTCCGCACTCAGCCGCGGCGCGATGTTGCCCACCGTGGTGATGCAGCCGTGTCCGCCCTGCGCATTGACCGCCAGTGCGATCTCGTCATTGCCCGAGAGCTGGATGAACTCCTCGCCGCACGCGATCTTCTGGTCCGAGATGCGGGAGACGTCGCCGGTCGCGTCCTTCACGCCGACCACCCGCGGCAGCTTGGCGAGCGCGCCCATCGTCTCCACGCTGATGTTGACGACTGAGCGGGAGGGGATGTTGTAGAGCAGGATCGGCAGGTCGCACGCCGCGTGGATCGCCTCGAAATGAGCGACGATGCCGCGCTGGCTGGGCTTGTTGTAGTAGGGCGTGACCACGAGGATGCCGTCCGCGCCCACGCTTTCCGCATACTGGGCGAAGCGCACCGCCTCGACCGTGTTGTTGGAGCCTGCGCCCGCGATGACCTTCAGCCGGCCCGCGGCCTCCTCGACCACGATCTTCACGACGCGCTCGTGCTCCTCGTGGGTGAGCGTCGGGCTCTCGCCCGTGGTGCCGACCGGGACCAGCCCGTGGGAGCCCTCGGCCACGTGCCAGTTCACCAGATCGCGCAGCGCTTTCTCATCGACCCCACCGTCCTTGAACGGCGTGATGAGCGCTGGGATGGATCCGTGGAACATGACGTGCCTCCGATTGGCAACTTGAGCGGATTTCCGCGCAAGCGTGAATTGATGCAAAGCCGGGTCTACCTTACGCCGAAGACAGGCCGGTGCGTCCGGTGGTTCTAGTTGATTCGTGCCCTTTGTCGAGGTCGATTGTCATGCGTTTGCTGCCTGCCCTTGTTGCCGTTTGTCTCGCCGTCACCCCCGCCGCGCCGGCCCAGGTCTCCGATCAGGCGGGCCTGCGCATGGCCGAAGCGCTTCGCGCCGGGATCCAGCGCGATTGGGACCTGGCCGAGAGCCTCGCCCGCCAGACCGGGGAGCCGGTGGCCCGCGAGGTGCTGACCTGGACCCGGCTGCGCACGGGCGACGGGAACTGGAACGAGTATCTCGACTTCATCGAGCGCAACGCCGACTGGCCCGGCCTCACCCGGATGCGCCGGGCGGGGGAGACGCGGATCCCGGCCAATGCCGACCCGATGGACGTCTTCCTGTTCTTCGGGGACGACGATCCGCAGACGGGCCTCGGTGCCCTCCGTCTGGCTGAGGCGCAGGCGGCTTTGGGCCGCGGGCGAGAGGCCGACGGCACTCTTGTGCGCGCTTGGCGGGAGCTGCCGCTCAACACGCTCGAGGAGCAGCTCATCGCCGCGCAGGCGCCGCGCCTGCTCGAAGCACACCACATCACCCGCCTCGACAACGCGATCTGGGACGGGCGCCTCAGCGAGGCCGCCCGGATGGAGCCGCGCGTGTCCCCGGCCTGGCGCGCTCTGGCCGAGGCGCGCATCGCGCTGCGCCGGAACGAGAACGGCGTGAACGAGCTGATCGACGCGGTCCCGGCGGAGCTCGCCGATCATCCGGGCCTTGCCTATGACCGCTTCGTCTGGCGGCGGGAGCGCGGGCTCGACACCGCGCAGGAGCTGTTGCGCGCGCAATCGACCTCCGCCGCGGAGCTCGGCCAGCCCGAGGCGTGGGCCCGCGCCCGCCGCGGCTATGCCCGGGCTGAGATGCGGACCGGCAACGTCTCCCGCGCCTATGAGCTCGCCTCCCGCCACTTCCTGACCGAAGGCTCCGACTACGCCGATCTGGAATGGCTCTCGGGCTACATCCAGCTGCGCCGCCTGCGCAGCGCGGAGCGGGCCATCCCGCACTTCCAGCGGTTCGAGGCGGCGGTGGAGACGCCGATCTCGCTCGGCCGCGCCGGCTACTGGCTGGGCCGCGCCTACGAGGGCGTCGGCAACCTCGCCGCGGCCCAGGCGGCCTTCGAGCGCGGTGCACAGCACCAGTCCACCTTCTACGGCCAGCTTGCGGCCCAGCGGCTGGGCCTGCCCGCCGATCCCGCCTTCTCGGTGCAGGAGCAGATGGACTGGCGCTCGGCCTCCTTCGCCAACGACCCGCGGCTGACCGCGGCGGCCCTGCTCTATGCCGCGGACGACTGGTCGAACGGGGAGCTCTTCCTGCGCCGCATCGCTCTCGACCTGCCCGACCCGGCGGAAACGGTGGCCCTCGCCGATTTCGCGATCGAGGTGCTGCAGCGGCCCGACAGCGCCGTGCGCCTCTCGAAATTCGCAGCCCGCGAGACGGGGCAGGCCTTCCCCGCCACGGCCTATCCGCTGCTCGACCTCTCCGGCGTGCGCACCGCGCTGCCGCCCGAGCTGATCATGTCGCTCGCCCGGCAGGAAAGCGAGCTCAACACCAACGCCGTCAGCCGCGTGGGCGCACGGGGGCTGATGCAGCTGATGCCCGGCACGGCGCAGGACGTCTCCCGCCAGCTTGGTATCCCGTATTCCGCGTCCGGCCTCACGCAGGACCCCGAATACAACATCCGCCTCGGCACGACCTACCTCGCCGACCTGATGGACCGGTTCAACGGCTCCTACGTGCTGTCCGCCGTGGGTTACAACGCCGGTCCGGGCCGGTCGCGCCAGTGGTCGCAGCGCTACGGCGACCCGCGGCGCATGGACCTCGACCGGACGATCGACTGGATCGAGCACATCCCCTTCACCGAGACCCGCAACTACGTCATGCGCGTGATCGAGGGGATGCACGTCTACCGCCAGCGGCTGGAGGGCGGCCCCGTACCGTTGCGCATCGAAGCCGACCTGACCGCCGGCTGAAACCGCGCTTGCGTATTTGGGGAAAGATGAAGGGGCGGGCTCAGCGCGTCCGCCGCTCCCGCCAGAGGGTGTAGAGCCCTGCACTGACGATGAGCGTGGTGCCCGCGGTGGTCCACGGGTCGAGCATTTCGCCGAAGATCGAGAGGCCGATGGCGGTGGCGAAGACGAGCTGGAAATAGGCGAAGGGCTGCACGGTGCCCGCCTCCGCCGCCTCGTAGGTCTTGATGAGCAGCCAGTGCCCGCCCGCGCCGGTGATGCAGAGCGCGCCCATCCACAGCCAGTCACTGCCGCTCATCGGCTCCCAGAAGAACGGGCCGACGCAGGTGATCGCGACTGCCCCTGCCACGCCGGTCCAGAAGAAGGACGTGGCCGCCGTGTCGTCCCGCGCCGCGCGGCGCGTCAGCAGACCGTAGAGCGCGAACATCAGGGCGGCGAGCAGCGGCACCAGCGCCTCTGGCGCGAAGACGCGCAGGCCGGGACGCAGGATGATGAGCACGCCGACGAAGCCTACGCCGATCGCCACCCAGCGCCGCCAACCCACACGCTCGCCCAGCACGGGGCCGGAGAGGGCCGCGATCAGGAGCGGGTAGAGGGTGAAGATCGCGTGGCTCTCCACCAGTCCCAGCAG is a genomic window of Pontivivens ytuae containing:
- the smpB gene encoding SsrA-binding protein SmpB, whose translation is MAQKKSDPNSKLIAENRRARYDYAIEDTLEAGIVLQGSEVKSLREGGANIAESYASVEEGELWLINSYVAPFGQAMNRAFGHDERRRRKLLVSKKELAKLWQGVGREGMTLVPLRMYFNDRGRAKLLIGLAKGKKKADKRDTEKKRDWQRQKARLLGS
- the dapA gene encoding 4-hydroxy-tetrahydrodipicolinate synthase gives rise to the protein MFHGSIPALITPFKDGGVDEKALRDLVNWHVAEGSHGLVPVGTTGESPTLTHEEHERVVKIVVEEAAGRLKVIAGAGSNNTVEAVRFAQYAESVGADGILVVTPYYNKPSQRGIVAHFEAIHAACDLPILLYNIPSRSVVNISVETMGALAKLPRVVGVKDATGDVSRISDQKIACGEEFIQLSGNDEIALAVNAQGGHGCITTVGNIAPRLSAEMQNACAEGDYKAARAIHERLFPLFRAAFMEPNPVPTKYALSLLGRCSDEVRLPLVGATDATKAKVRDAMVHAGLLNG
- a CDS encoding lytic transglycosylase domain-containing protein, whose product is MRLLPALVAVCLAVTPAAPAQVSDQAGLRMAEALRAGIQRDWDLAESLARQTGEPVAREVLTWTRLRTGDGNWNEYLDFIERNADWPGLTRMRRAGETRIPANADPMDVFLFFGDDDPQTGLGALRLAEAQAALGRGREADGTLVRAWRELPLNTLEEQLIAAQAPRLLEAHHITRLDNAIWDGRLSEAARMEPRVSPAWRALAEARIALRRNENGVNELIDAVPAELADHPGLAYDRFVWRRERGLDTAQELLRAQSTSAAELGQPEAWARARRGYARAEMRTGNVSRAYELASRHFLTEGSDYADLEWLSGYIQLRRLRSAERAIPHFQRFEAAVETPISLGRAGYWLGRAYEGVGNLAAAQAAFERGAQHQSTFYGQLAAQRLGLPADPAFSVQEQMDWRSASFANDPRLTAAALLYAADDWSNGELFLRRIALDLPDPAETVALADFAIEVLQRPDSAVRLSKFAARETGQAFPATAYPLLDLSGVRTALPPELIMSLARQESELNTNAVSRVGARGLMQLMPGTAQDVSRQLGIPYSASGLTQDPEYNIRLGTTYLADLMDRFNGSYVLSAVGYNAGPGRSRQWSQRYGDPRRMDLDRTIDWIEHIPFTETRNYVMRVIEGMHVYRQRLEGGPVPLRIEADLTAG
- a CDS encoding DMT family transporter gives rise to the protein MQSNDARRGIALMIATTFVFAVQDGISQHLASEYNVIMVVMIRYWFFAAFVIALSVSQPGGVMATARTTQPVLQIGRGLLLVAEICVMVLAFTLLGLVESHAIFTLYPLLIAALSGPVLGERVGWRRWVAIGVGFVGVLIILRPGLRVFAPEALVPLLAALMFALYGLLTRRAARDDTAATSFFWTGVAGAVAITCVGPFFWEPMSGSDWLWMGALCITGAGGHWLLIKTYEAAEAGTVQPFAYFQLVFATAIGLSIFGEMLDPWTTAGTTLIVSAGLYTLWRERRTR